One Aegilops tauschii subsp. strangulata cultivar AL8/78 chromosome 2, Aet v6.0, whole genome shotgun sequence genomic window, cgcgcacgtagcatgtacacgtacgtacagcggccagtgtgcaagaaagaaagtacggccacgtatgtgtacatacgggcggggtctcgaacgcctactcgcgcatacgtacggccagggctcgtgtacatggctgggtcgaaacggagaaacagcgtcgtcgccgtgttcatggggaggcaatggaatgcgtcgtgttcatggggaggcaacggaatgtgtcgtgttcatggggaggcaacggaatgcgtcgtgttcatcgggaggcaacggaacgcgtgggagccaaccggctgggtcggaacggaatgcgtggtcgtgttcatcgggagggcttggatggagcaggcgatggaaacgaggcctggcgtaccgcaaaacggaggaaacggacctcctacattcggaacggggtcctgttgatcgggaggggtgtggcgtaccgcaaaacagaggaaacggagctcctacggtcgaaacgggggtcctgttgatcgggaggggtgtggcgtaccgcaaaacggatgaaacggacctcctacggtcgaaacgggggtcctgttgctcgggaggggtgtggcgtaccgcaaagcggacgaaacggacctcctccggtcgaaacgggggtcctgttcatcgggaagggtgtggcgtactgcaaaacgggactccacgggatacggttcatctccaccgtcaacctcctccagcctccacgggctaccgtcgacctcctccagcctccacgggctcctgttcatccagcctccaccgcgcggtACTCCACcaactactgttcaaccacccctccacgggcacccctccaccgtctactcttcatccagccctccacaccacggggtcctgttcaaccacccctccacgggcacccctccaccgtctactgttcatccagccctccacaccacggggtcctattcatccagaggcaatgccaccgctcactgttcatccaaacccccccccccccccccccccgcaacgctcactgttcatccaatcgatcggcttcagttagcagcagtagcgaaggaatcgctcgatcgggttcagttaacagccatcaatcgatcgctcgggttcagtaacgcgtagcctgctgtgcaatcgctcgggtgcagttagagccaatgcctcgcacacacgcgcgtacgtgtacaagagaaacgcgcatcgctcggccccgacctcccaccgtaaccaggaactccctggaagtttcccccccccccctcgcttctaccacggttttttccgtcatggacggcccaaagaatgtcatgcagctgcgtctccggcccgcgcaggacgaaaagcccattttctgtcatgattttttgtcatagaagtaggagcccaccacatctatgatgataccgggttttgttacaactatcgtcatagaagtgtcatatgtatgacagaaaaaaattcgttcggcccaaaatgtcacggatgtgtcttttttttgtagtgattgctTAACCGGCCACAGGGTGCTGGAGGTCGGCGTTTGGGTGCTGTTGACTGGGAGTCGGCGTCTGTGCTTGAAGATAGTGTTTGGGGTCCTGTACACTGGAGGCAAGGATAACGTTGATGGATCACCCGTTTCAAATACCACCTAGCCACACATGTTCCGGTGGTTAGCGTCGGTGACGGTGGCATATGGTCGCGGATGACGTTGTTGCTGGGTGCAGCTCCGACCAATTTACATATAATTTTAATGTTACAAACACTCCTTTGAGCCGCCTGATGATAGACTATTGTTTCTCCTTTTTGCCTGTCGTGTCTTGAAATATACATTTGCTAAAGCTGCTTTTAAAACCAAGCAGCGGAAATCCTTTCACCGATTGACATTGACAACCAAGATTGTGAACTGCTCTAAGAATTGTCAATACTGAATTGTGATGAATTAAGCAACCATTTTTGGAAAATAAAATGCTGATTTAATTAAATTTATATTTCCTCTGCTATTACATATCCCATATCTACTGTTCACCTTCTAATCAAAAGCTGCGCACATGTCTTTTTTGGAAATTGCTTGTGAACGACTATTTATGTAAAAATGCCAGTTTAGCCGAATAGTTTTTCAAGATAATAAAATTTTCCTTGTGTTGAGAATTTCATATAAACGTTGTTTTGCAACGTATTCTAGGAGGGAAACCATGTGCTGTGATATATGTACCAACTTCGGTTGCTCCGGACTGGAGTCAGGCGTTCTTCACAGCGCCATAACAGTGCATCTTCCTCGATGCTTCGAGACATGCCTGGTAAGGAGAAATGTTTGCCACCCCATGCTGCCCATCAGTTACTACCAACTAGTGTATCTTTCTGATGAAGGAAATAGAAGTTTCTACCATATTGTTTGAATGGAATGCCTACATTTAAGCATTTAATGATATGTTTTAAATTTTTGATGTACCTTCTTTTATCAAATAGCAAACTGTTGAAAACAATTGGTACATATATGATAAGCGCTATCTGTCTTGGTTATACATGTCTGGTAAGATTTTTTTTCTTGCGCAGTATGTGCGATGCTATTGCAGGCAGCAAGTCACTTCTTCAATCTATCGGTGGAAAGAGGAAGCATTTCAAGAAGAAGGAAAACAAAGAAATCCAGTACTGGTCACCAACGAGGATCTGTCATATGAGATCTACATCACCGATGAACCTAACCGGTCTAAAATTCATGGACCTGGCTGGGAAAAGTTAATTAGTGACTACGATCTTCATTATCGAGATCTAATCATCATAAACCTGGATACTGGGAGTCTGATCTGAGACTCAGTGATTCTCGAGGAGGTCACAGGCCCTTCCCCAAACCATCACTAGGTAAGTGCACCAACTTCCATCCTGTTTTATCAACTACGTTTATCAGCATACTTTGGTGCTCCTACCCCTGTCCACTAAATTAATGACATACTTACAGTCAAAGTTATTTTGAAAACATTTTATGCAATTCTGTTGATCATCATCCCAACTTGATCACATGCATTTAATTTAACCATTCATTTTAAACTTAAATACCGAGTTCATCTGTTtaaacaattttttttgaaaatgagTTATTTTTTTCCATGCAGCTCTTGATTTTCTAAATGACTCAAAGAGGTAGTACATTGGGAAAACAGTGTTCGGTCGAGGCGTAAACCTCTCATACAGACAATTTGGACAGATGATATACTATGTGTTTGAGTCTGACGACTTCCCCACCATACCTTTTGTGCAGCGTCTAAACGTCACCAATGTCATAAATGGTCGTTTGGTTAGTCATTGAATATTTGTTTTGATCCACTGCCATGGTTTTGTTTGCTATTTTCGATGTTTTATGTCCTTGTACATTGATTTTATCTAGTAATATCGGTACAATCTGCAAGGAATCCCGTCTGCCATTGCGAGGCTTCTAAAGATGAACCTGGATATCTACCTCAAAACGGTGGTATCAGCCTAACAGAGATGTATGATGCAATAGACATGAGCACAACGTACTCCATACGAACCGACGACAGAACGGAGGTGACCGGTTTTTCAGATTTTGCCCGGAAAGCCCAGCTAAGGGTTGGTTCAATTGTCCTTGCCACAATTGAAAAGCGGTGGCCAACATTGGGAAACATGAAGCTACTGCGGATGATAATCAATGACCTTTCCTGATAGAGCGTTGCCGGTGGCTATACTTCCTAGTTCAGTAGTTTATGTCTGTTTTTTGAACAGGCTGTACACATCAGTTTTGTTATTTAGTTATGTCATGGTATGTAACTGAGCATATAATTATGTCCAAGAGGACGGTGGTGAAAATTCCCTGTAAAAGTAGGTGAAACACTTACGTGGGTTAGTTTATTTATCTCTGATAATAATAAAGGGATTCGCTGAATAATAATGGAGGATGAATGGCTGTGGTGAAGTATGTTTCAGAATAGTTTAGTGACGTTGCTAGCTCCGCACGTCAGTAGTATACATATTTTTCACTATGGTGCTCCGCAGAATAGCGTCATGCCAAGTAGTTTGTTGCGATGAGCTCAAGCATACACCTCTGTCAACCGCACAACACTTCTCCTAAAAACCTAGCGCCTTCCCCTATGGCTCAGTCACCTTAAACATCCATGCCTTCACATAGGTTCATGTCCGTGCCTCACGTAGCATCGTACATGTGCCTCTAGTTGTACTACTCGCTGTATAAGTGCGTTTCGCAGCTGCACGCCCACGCCCCTCGTTTCTTCTCGTTGTTTCTGCCCATCTCGTACTTGCAACTATTTCAGACATGACCGTGCCTGTTGAGTCGACACATTCATGACTCTCAAGACCGTGCCTCGACAAGAATAACGACCATGCTTGTAACAGTGCAGCATTACAGGTGATACATTCAGGACACATTAGGGACCACCTTGCCACTATTTCAGACATGACCGTGCCTGTTCCTTCGTCACATTCATGCCTCTCAAATTTAATTGAAAAACATTCCGGAAAAATAGTAACGGACGCCTATTGTCAATCCTCACGTCACGTACATTCGACGTTCATTCCTTCTTCACAAAAGTAATTGCCGTGCCTCTGCCACGGAACATATAAGTGTAAAACGGTTATTCCTACACTTGTAAAACCCGGAATGCCTTGGATAAATGTCGAATCCCACCTTGCGGCAAAACCATGGAGGCCGGTGCTTCTCAGGAACACATCTGTGGCTTTTTGCACATGTAGTTGAGTGCACGGCTATTTGTTCGTGCCCATGCCTCACGTAGCACCATAGCACGAATTGACGTCCGTGAATCACGTAACTTCATTTCCGTGCCTGACGTAGCGTCGTATCTATGCCTCTACTTGCGCCTCTTGTTGTATAAGTGCTTCTTGCAGCTGCATATCCACGCCTGTCGTTGCTTCTCGTTCTTTCTGTCCATCTGGTAGCGTCAGCTGCAACAGTGCCTCTGAAAAAACACAGCACTGCTCCTATCAGCGAATGTATCACTGAAAATAATTGCCACTCCCAATGAATGTACCACGCCCGTGTGTCTAAGAGTTAAACCAGCCACTTCAAGCATGCTTCTCTTGGTCAGAGACTTGTGCCTCTACATACTGCCCCTGCATGCCTCACGAGATAAATTGTAAAACTTAACATTTGATAGCAAACTACGCAAGACAACAATCATCTCCCCGACTTGCTAGAGATACGATGGTTGCTAAAAACATAACTGctgattttatttttattttttataaagaAAAACCACGATCAAAAACCCAGGATGTGCACAACCGCTCCACCAGGGAGATCAAACCACGATCCAGAACCCACGATGTGCACAACCGCATCGACAGTGAGATCGTGCACTCCTTTGCCGCTTCCCCGCCCTTAAATTTAGACTTCCGCCGCGGCCTTCTTACACACAAACAACAGAAATCGCCATTGCGCTGCCACTCATTGTTCCCCACGAAAAACCAGGTTGCAGGAGGACCAACTACTCCAGGCCATGGGATTCATCAAGGAATTCATGGAGGTGCAGGCCCACAGCAACACCAAGTTGCACGTGATCCACACCAACGACTTGCACAAGGCGGCGACCACCATCGAGCAGTACGAGCGACACCTCGAATTCGAGCGCCACAAGATCGTCGGAATTGATGTGGAGTACACCAACGATGTTGGCAAAGATCAGAAACCAGCCCTCGTCCAGCTCTCCGTCGGCAAGGATTATCCGGTGTTGCTCTTCCAACTGAGCGCCACCGACAAGAACTGCACCAGGTTCGACAACTTCCTCGCCGACCCCAGATACACGTTTGCTGGCTTCTCCATCGACGGCGACATAGAGATGCTCAGGCGCGTTGGACTAGAGATCACCCActttgtcgacatccagaaggaaTGGAGGGTGCCTACAGCTACCAAGCCTCTGGACTCCCTTGGGGATGTCTCAGGCATCCTTGTCCACGACTACTACAACAACATGAAGAAGAAGCTCACCAACGCAGAGCAACAGCGCTGGGCGTGCATGCCCCTGTCCATGAGGCACATCGAGTACGCGGCAAAAGATGCTTACGTTGCGTACGAGATATGGAGCCGCCTCACCATCATCCAGGAAGGCCTCCGCCGGGAAAAACTCGAGAAGCAGCAGACCAGGAAGCGTGCAAGGTCCTGGGGCGACTACGACTACTGAAGCAGGTGGTCCCGGCCAAGAAAAGTAACTAGAAGATTGCTCATGCCATTCTAGATTTCACGTTAGATTTGCTTTCTCTCAAGACTGCCGTTTGCTTGTTCTAAATTTAGATTTGCTTGTGTCACAGTTAACCTTGTAGTTTGCTTCCAGTTTACATATCTTCTGAACAAGTTTATTTCCAGTGCAATGTTGCAGTTTTCTATTATTAGAATATATTGGCGTGAACTGAAAAATATAAACACGGTACAAATAACCTTGTAGTTTGCTTCCAGTTTAGATATCTTCTGAACAAGTTTATTTCTAGTGCAATGTTGCAGTTTTCTATTATTAGAATATATTGGCGTGAACTGAAAATATAAACACAGTACAGA contains:
- the LOC141042091 gene encoding uncharacterized protein, whose product is MGFIKEFMEVQAHSNTKLHVIHTNDLHKAATTIEQYERHLEFERHKIVGIDVEYTNDVGKDQKPALVQLSVGKDYPVLLFQLSATDKNCTRFDNFLADPRYTFAGFSIDGDIEMLRRVGLEITHFVDIQKEWRVPTATKPLDSLGDVSGILVHDYYNNMKKKLTNAEQQRWACMPLSMRHIEYAAKDAYVAYEIWSRLTIIQEGLRREKLEKQQTRKRARSWGDYDY